The nucleotide sequence aaaaaaaccctattctACCTAGTCCTTCCCATTAATTTGATTCCTGAGCTTCCCTTCTGCATCTCCCTCATTCCCCACATTCTCTACTCTCACTGGTTACACCAGGGCTCAAGCCCATTTTCTTCCTGATTATTCTGATTAGGTGAGAACCTGGGACTGTGCTGTCAGTGCATTAGCAGAAGGAAGTAATGCttcctgcaggaaagatggCAGTTTCGACCTGTTAGAAGCAAGGCATGATCTGACTGGAAGATGAAAACAGAGCAAGCCAAACTGCAGCAGTAACACCAACTCACTCTGCAGGAGCATAGAGGGGGATTATGGCTGGTGGACTGCAGGTAAGGAGGCATAACGTCCTTGTGTTGGTTATTTGCCTGAAGGGAGCTTTGGCTGGGGGGAAAGGTCAGCTTCAGCAAAAATAGCAGAACATTCGAAATACTGACTAATGAAAGGCTTTGGTTCTTGTATTTACTTGGCAGAAAAGATGGCTTTCAGAGCAGAGGCATCTTGATAGACTCTTTCCTACAGATGCATGACATTATTTGACTTTAATGTCAAATACCACTATTTAGATTCTTTCATTCTGTGCTGATGAAACAATAGTTACGAATTTCTCTACTGTACAAAATTGCTGTGgttcattttgttgttttttccactTAAACTCAGAAACCTACATCAGTAACTGAACAACAGATGAGACTGAAACTAAATCAAACAACTAATTCCTCAAGTTATAAActcatgatttaaaaaattagtGATTTGGTATGATAGTTTAGTAGATTATGGCTATAATCTACTAAACTATCGTACCCAAAGTATGATAGTTTTATATACCAAAGTATATAGCTTTATTATTATCGGCCATCACTGTATTATTCAGCATATGCCACAATGCAAAGGCTTTAATGAGCTTGTAAGGCAGCCTGCTGTGGTGCTCAGACTGATGCAATCCTTAAAGTTCTGGTTTAAAACCTTTCATtaggtttttaaaaatgctagTTTTCTCTCACACCGTGGAAAAGGATGGTCAAGATAGAGCAGCATGCCAAAGACACATGCTGACCTCTAATCCCAGTCTCAGTGccttacattttaattttcacttgtCTACCACACAAACAAGCTACTGAACTCTGCAGAAGGGCAAATGGAACAAGAGGGTAGCTTGTTAttgttttgtgtggtttttttaatgagttgACGATGGCCAAGTACTGGGGCAAAGTACTCGTTATCCATATACAGCTCAGCCACCAGCTCCTGAGTTATCAGATTGTGAACTGTTCTAGCAGAAAGATCAAAAGCTCTCAgcactatttttattttggcgCATTATTGGGGCGGGGGGGGACGAATCTTTTTCTTCATACTATCAGAGACTGGGAGCTTTTTCTTGTATGGTTTTGTTGCTAGTTTTAGACTTACTTCCCTTTTCCTTGCAGCTAAGAGATGAGGAAAGCGGCTAcaacaaaaatctgttttgcGTTCCTAAGCATTACGAAGAAGATTTAGAAAGAGTCTTCGTTCCTCATGGACTCATCCTGGACAGGTATCAGGGTAAACAGAAAAGAATAGGGATAGTGATGCCAGTTTTTGTCCCTCCAAATGAAAAGACTTGAGGTCCTGGCCTGTGCAGTCCTTGAAACATGGAAACCCTGCAGCCCTAACACTCCTGTCCTAAAGGCTGGTACAAGAGGGGTTTATGGAGACGTTTCCTCTACAAGCCCAGTTAAAATTCCATGTTCCCTCAAAGATCTTTAAGCCCACCTATCCTGCAATATTTAGGTTTGTGGATTAAATCGGCTTGTGCTGTGCAAATACGTAACTAACTTTCCTATGACTGCTGTGGTCACAATTTGCTAGTTATAAAAACCTAACAGCAAGATCACTATTTTTACTTGAACATTGCTTAATATATGGACAAACAACTATGACACACAGAACACTTtccagaatttccttttttttttttctcccaggaCAGAACATTTGGCTAGAGATATCATGCAAGACATGAGAAGTCATCACCTTGTTGCACTCTGTGTCCTTAAAGGAGGCTATAATATCTTTGCTGATCTGCTGGACCATATAAAAGCACTAAATCAAAATGGTGGTAAAATCTCTGCCTGTTACCATGGATTTTGTCAGAATAAAGAGCTACTGTGTAAGgaactttcttttctctggaaaattgACTCTCTTCATAGACTGGCATTCTAAATACTCATAGTTTGCATGAGAACCCCACAAAAACTGAGTGTATGCATACATTCTGTTCAAATGACTCAAAAGGAACTGATTTACTTTTCTGCCCCAAAGGGTGGATATTATACATAGACTGGAATAAACATACACCAGAACACTCAACATGACAAAGCCAGGGGCAGATCTCAAACTCTCTCCTCTTGCAAAAAGCAAGAGTAGCACACCTTTCAAACCAATACAGGATATCACTTTTGGGCATGCTTTATGTGACTCAcatctcttctttctccttctagAATGGTtcacctgcagaaaaaaaatcaattttgttGGACAGGATCTGTCTACACCAAATGGGAAGGTATGAATTAGTATCTGTGGCTTTTAAAGGGAAACAACAGTTCTTGTGTATTTTCGAGGAAATCCATCTTTATTAAGATTTTGATACTGCATACTTCCAGCCACTTAACACTGATTTAAAATGCTTGGCTCTTAAACAGTGGATAATTCCCACTGATCTCAGTGGAAACTTGACATGATCAGTAGTGAGTGCTCCCAAAGATCCTATTCTCCATTTTATCCCAGAACCCCCAGAACGGAACCGTTCTGAACTGACTCATGCAGGGTGGCTCTAGAATACTAGTGCTGTACATGGAGCAATATATAGACCTGACAGGGGTGCCTTTACCACCCTATTTTCAGCTTTCATAAATACTTACAGAAAGACTCTTCAGAAATCACCAAAGTCAGTAGTTCAAATGACATCTCCTTTGAAAATCAGTGCAACTAACTGAGGGGTTTAGTGTGATTTTCTTTAGTGTGCTGTATAATTTGTTGAAAATTGCCATTTAagtattttcttgtcttttctgtctcttctttcCCTATGTAATCTCTTCCAGAATGTGTTAGTAGTAGAGGTAAGTAACGACCGAAGAAGGAGTGGAATGACAcggatttttttctctcttcttttcaaattaatacattttacatataaaataaCAATGAATTACGTTACTGGACTGCCAGGTTGGTATGCTCTAATTTGATCCACTGACAATCTGATTTTCCTTCCAAACttgaaggatattttttttttaatctctttcagGACATTATTGAGACTGGTGAAACAATGAAAGCACTgctgtcaaaaataaaagacaagaGACCAAGGATGGTAAAAGTTGCAAGGTACATGGATATAGCCACTAACTAACATATTCAAATCATTTGGGTGAATAGTCAGTGTGTGCTGACAGGTGCTTTTTTGGCTTGAAGGTTGGGGGGAGGAGGCAAATGCAGGAAGCAATCCTTATCCAGCTGctgaaaaattcagtgtttcttAAACTGGGAAATTTACCCGTGCACTACCATCTTCACTgctcaaattaataaaaaagcttttatgGTTCTTTCTGTGTAGTCCATAACTGTGTAGTCTGATAAATTCCCTGTTCTTACTCTATGTTTGAAGGAAATTCATCTCTTTCCATAGGTTTTCTAAAGCCATCTCAGTTGCCTCAATACTAGAATGACCACACTCAGAATATTTCTTAATATCCTCAACGGCAGAAGTTTCCAGAATCTAAGTGTCTTGTCAGCACTTGGAAGATGACCTCAAGTAGCATTCTAGATCTGCTTTTAATAGATCACTAAGAGGAAATCTTGTGGAATATCCCTGTGTCTGTCAAGTAACCACAATGCTTAATAGAAACACTTGTTTCATGTACCAGTTGTTCAGACAACTGTTCAGGAGGTTCGCAGTTTCTTCTGAAATGCACAGACAAACCAAGAATAGATCTGATTCTGCACAAGAAATTgtccttttctccctccctccccactgaAATCATTACCAGTCACTTGGACATGCTTCCCCCTCTGTGCTCTTCAGTGTCCTGAGGCATTATAGATACATGCTTTGAAATTCCAGATAAAATTGTGGTTGGATGTGCTCTTGACTGTAATGAATACTTCAGAGATCTGAGTGTTAGTACATGCACATTCCTCCACTGCCAGGTATCAGGTACCTACCCACCACAGGTACCCAGCAAGCATATTTGTTTCTACTCAGAGCTTCTCATCAGTTAAAACCCCTTCAATTCCAGCTAGAAACTTCCATTAAAAGAGCAAAACCCTTTTTAAGGTGCCAAGTTGGTGATGCAATGTAGGTGCATAAGAAATGTTGGTGCTTCAACTTTTTATCGTTCTACTCCACAAATCTCATGGCTCAGCCATGCTGCAGGGCACTGTGAACCCTCAGGATGGTGAACAGCATACAATTTGCAGCCCCCTCTGAAAATAACTTGTAATTTGACTTTAATTGGATATTTGTCTGTCTTAGTTCAATCCTATGTTGCTCTTCTGTCACCAGGTCTTTGAAGCACCAGGCAGGGATTCTGTGGGAAGGTTTTCCACACACTTAGGGATAACGTGTCTGTAAGACCTCTCTTCCCTTATTCCATTACAGCCTCCTTAGGCTGCACGGAGCAGTAGACTTGGAAACACCATAAACTAATAAGgttgatcttttttttctcctttgttttcgAAAGTACCTTCTTAAATTCTGGTTAACTTGAAAagcttttcacttctttttacTGAGACAAACCAGTTCTGCTGAAGACACAAACAATCTTTGCTATTGCTCAGCAGTATGAAGGAGTATGTTTAATATTATACATAATGTAACAAACCTAAGTTCTTTAGAATAGATGAACCTGTACGTTACAGATAAACTtggaaagaatattaaaaacttGAGTTTACTGCAAATAGGAAACTTGCAACAATTACGGTTCTAGTGTGTTTTTATTACAATGCTGGGAATACAACTGAAAATCTGTCTTGCAGTAAATTCAAAGATAGAGGTTAATAAATattatactttttttcttcttttagcaGATCTGTGTTCTGAAAGAGAATGCCAAAGAGAAATACAGCCTGTGATAATGTCAGTCTTCTGGAGCACTAATTCCTGGCTGCTGATGAGGTGGTAAACCATGACACCAGGAAATGACTTCTGCTGCTTGTGTGTCCCTGAGAAGAAGGAGAGGTAAATGTCAGTGCGCAGGGCCTGCAGCTCGCTGATTCCACGTGTGCTCTGCGCTGAACACCAAGTGTTGAGAGCCTGGGTTTTTGCCGCTGTGAAGGAGCAGCTCGGAGCTGGGTGCGAGGCTCCGGCGATCCCGAGCGCTGCCGCCGTGCCCGTCACGTTCCGGGCCCCGGGGCGGATTCGTCCCGCTCCGCCCGGGGCCCGAGGGGGCACCAAGGCTGCAACAGAAGGGACCGAGCGGGGAGCGAGGCGGGATCGAGGGGGAAGAGGGGCGAGACCGAGGGGAGACCGAGCGGGGACAGAGGGGAAACCGAGGCGGGACCTAGGAGGGAACGAGGGGAGATCGAGGGGGAATCGAGGGAGGAACAAGGCGGGACCGAGGGGAGACCGAACGGGGACAGAGGGGGAACCGAGGCGGAATCGAGAGGGGGCCGAGGCCCGCCcagcgcccccggcccggcccggccctcacAATCGAGGGTTCCGCGGTTGCCCGGTAACCGCGAACGCGGCCACGGCGTCGGTGGCGGTGCTGCGTTCTCGGTTGCCCGGTGCGGCCTCAGTTGCCCGAGATCGCGCTCCGGACTGGATGCTCCAGCCTGGGCGCCTGCAGGCGGCTACACTGGGCGATTGCCAAGTGAACTTTTCGCGGAGCACTGGTCCCTGCGAGCGAGTCCTGCACTCGCAGGGTACTGGTCTCCGTGAGTCAGTCGTGAACTTGCAGGGTACTGGTCTCTGTGAGTCTTCAACTCGCAGAGCATTGGTCCCTGTGAGTCCTGAATTCGCGGAGAATTCGTCTCTGCGAGAGAATCCTGAATTGCCTTTGAAGGTAAAGATTGACTGAAGTTGAACTCCTTGTTTTTGTCTCGTCTGTGCTCTGAAAAAGCATGCCAAAGGGAAATACAGGATGTGATAATGCCAGTCTTGTGGTGCAGCAGTTCAGTGGCATGTACAGTTGAGTGGATGAACAATATATGCTGTAATGATTGTGCTctttttttactgaagaaatgcagcatttccTAAATATACTAGTCTACATGTTTTGCCCTTTAGTGATTACTTAAACTGCTGAAAGGTGAATGAGTTCTGTTCAAGTTTGAGTGGGTTTTTATGATGTGGTTATTCAAATTATTAGGGAAATGCTTCTGAATTAAGGCACAAGCAAGATCATATGCCAAAGTGAATAGTCTGGATTCTATGTAACAGTAAATgtgaagaagagagaaaggaataaaaaagggGTGGTGGAGTTGTGGGGAGGGGGATAGAAGGACAGAGATAGATTAAGTAGAAAATATCACCATTCCATGGATCCTATCCTCATACCATTAAATCCTCTTCTGGTCTTCTCTGAGGTGAGGTCTCACAAAACATAAGACTCCAATGGATTAATACAGATTTGGGCAAGGTGGGACTGCCCAGGTacctccctggggcagggcaagTTTGACTCTGTCTCTTGCTGCTTTCAAACAATATAAAATCTTTAGCACCAGTGTATCCTTGGAGTCTGCCATGAGTTAAGTTCTGGATTTTCAGCTCTGTTGTTACTTTGCATCCCGTGCAGTATCTGGTGCAAGGCTCAGGAATGGCTCTGGGGGCACTTTGGAGCTCTTTGATGGGTTATGACAgcccctcagctgcccctcaTGGGAATGTCCCCTGGATGTGGCCTTCTGGGGGTGGGGGGTTTTAGAGCTGAGCCAGTTTgtgggagggaggatgggtgtCCACTGCCTTTTACCAGAGGTTACGCCACACCCCCAAaatttcctccttccccctctcttgATGGGAGGTTTGTGTGCAAACCTGGCCTCAGCAGACGAGTCTGTGGCTATGACTTCCCCACCCTGAACCCAGCCAGAGCTGAATTTCAGgacagctgctgggtttggctttGGTGTGGatacatttttctctgtcaGCCGTGTTGACTTCTCGCCAGCCCTGAGATAACAGGACAATAGTGTCACCTTTATCTTGTCTCAAGTTCTCTTAGGCATCTTAACTCATAGTCCAAAGTTCCAGTCAGGAGGCATTTT is from Prinia subflava isolate CZ2003 ecotype Zambia chromosome 13, Cam_Psub_1.2, whole genome shotgun sequence and encodes:
- the LOC134557541 gene encoding LOW QUALITY PROTEIN: hypoxanthine-guanine phosphoribosyltransferase-like (The sequence of the model RefSeq protein was modified relative to this genomic sequence to represent the inferred CDS: deleted 3 bases in 2 codons), which translates into the protein MVLLLVLDLLPFSLQLRDEESGYNKNLFCVPKHYEEDLERVFVPHGLILDRTEHLARDIMQDMRSHHLVALCVLKGGYNIFADLLDHIKALNQNGGKSLPVTMDFVRIKSYCNGSPAEKINFVGQDLSTPNGKNVLVVEDIIETGETMKALLSKIKDKRPRMVKVARYMDIATN